The Saccharomyces eubayanus strain FM1318 chromosome XIII, whole genome shotgun sequence DNA segment GTAACCTTCAGATGTTTTATTTGGTATCGATCGTGATGGCCCGTTTATGCCCGCTCGAAGAGCATTTAGTTTTATAACTTTATAAACCAATAAGGATAAAACTCCTcagaatatgaaaaaagaaaaagtctTATATAGCGTCTTGTACTATTAAGTACCAATATAGCTACGATACTGCCCCGGTCGTGTAGTCTATACCATTGTGCCAGTTCTTATGAAGCTAAATTTATATTTGCTCCGTGTCGAAGATCTGGAGATAAGGCAAATAAATGCTGCGCGATTCAGAGTTATTTAATAAACAATGGCTTATGTTTTAGTAAACGTcatgagaagaaaaacaccGATCAGCAAAATGGGTAGTCCGAAACGAAGTGACTATCTTAAAAGTTTTATTGGAGGTAATGTGGTTGCTCTCGGCGCTGGAACGCCTTATCTTTATTCATTTTATGCTCCTCAGCTATTAAGCAGATGTCGCATTCCTATTTCTACTTCAGGTAAACTATCATTCTCTTTGACGATAGGGAGTTCATTAATGGGAATTTTAGCAGGTATTGTCGTCGACCGGAGCCCCAAACTTTCTTGTCTGATTGGATCCATATGTGTTTTCATTGCGTACTTGATTTTGAACTTGTGCTATAAGCACGAGTGGTCTAGTACTTATCTAATATCGTTGAGCTTAGTGTTGATTGGATATGGTTCCGTTTCAGGTTTTTATGCGTCTGTGAAATGTGCAAATACAAACTTTCCTCAACATAGGGGCACTGCTGGGGCATTTCCTGTGTCACTTTATGGTCTATCAGGCAtggtattttcatttttatgTTCAAAACTGTTTGGTGAAAACATCGAACATGTGTTTATCTTTTTAATGGTGACGTGCGGTAGCATGATCTTAGCTGGTTACTTTTCATTGGATATATTTACGAATagagaagaggaagacaCAAGCATCAAGCAATGGGAGCTTCAAAAAACCACAGAAACGAACGGTAATATAGTGCCATTATATGACAGTAGTAAGAATTACATAGGTTCGCCAGTGCGCCCATCTTCACCAGCCGTTCATGAAAATTATGCACTAACAGacaattttcaagaaactTCAGAATTTTATGGCCTTGAAGACAGGCAACTATCGAATCGACCATTGTTACCGCCTTTCTCCCCACGTACTAAGTATGACATCGAAGATGAGGATATTATAAACAGTGTAGCAGATGAGAGTAACGGTGTACAAAAAAGTATGAAATCACATGTGCTACAAAGCTTAAAGTCTTCGACCTTTATTTGTTATTACGTAGTGTTAGGTATACTTCAAGGTGTTGGTTTAATGTACATCTATTCGGTAGGATTTATGATACAGGCTCAGGCGATTTCCCCACCTTTAGATCAGGTATCAATTAATGCAGAAAGGATCCAATCCTTTCAGGTGACTCTTTTATCCCTTCTTTCGTTTTGCGGTAGGCTATCATCTGGACCAATATCCGACTTTTTAGTCAAGAGATTTAAAGCTCAAAGGCTTTGGAACATTGTGATAGCGTCCTTATTGGTATTTCTGGCATCGAATAAGATATCTAATGACTTCAGCAATATCGAGGATTATTCCTTAAGGGCTTCTAAGGTATTTAAGAATATTTCTGTGTGCTCAGCCATTTTCGGTTATTCGTTTGGCGTTTTATTTGGTACTTTTCCCTCAGTGGTTGCTGATAGATTTGGCACCAATGGGTATAGCACTTTGTGGGGCGTCTTGACAACCGGCGGGATATTCTCAGTGAGTATTTTTACCGAGTTGTTAGGTAGGAATTTCAAAGCAAATACAATTGGCAGTAACGAAAACTGTAAAAGAGGAGTGCTTTGTTACAGCCATACATTCATGGTTACGGAATACTGCGCTGTTTTTACCCTACTGTTCGTTTTGGCGCTAATTGGACATACGTTTtatcgaagaagaacaaccGGAAACTTAAATTAAATGCCATTTTAACAGCACTCTTCTAAATTTCGGTCCAATCACCGAATTACAAACAATATAAGAAACACTAATATAAATATTCAACATCCTTGAAACACTTCTTCAGGGTACTTAAATACGACGTTTAAATTCTCAGCAAACTTTTTATCTGAATCACTGAAGTCTTTTTTCCTACCGGCGGCATCACCACAGTAGTATATCCAATTCAGCCTAGTAGTAATTGGCGGTGATTCTGAAACTCCGTAAGCATTATGTATatctctttcaaagaaatctgCCATTCCTGTCATTGGTTTTCGAACCTTTTCATAAATTTTGGGATCATCGATATCATTTTTACTTGTCCTTGGAAATGTAAACTTATTCTTATTTGTTACCAGAGCCTTTGACCTTTTGGGTGCCGCATATAACCACAGTCTACTTAACAGTGAATCTCCCCTTTTGTCGCATTTAATAGCTTTTAACACGAGTGAAATTTTATTGGTATATTTAGTAC contains these protein-coding regions:
- the TPP1 gene encoding polynucleotide 3'-phosphatase is translated as MSHKSTILPCLIKFMPISPLPLSKDDPCFNVYAFDLDHTIIKPKSPNSKFSRNADDWQFMSFNSKKSTLDYLFDIIEKDPIAIIVVFSNQGGVVTVPRTSKSCTKYTNKISLVLKAIKCDKRGDSLLSRLWLYAAPKRSKALVTNKNKFTFPRTSKNDIDDPKIYEKVRKPMTGMADFFERDIHNAYGVSESPPITTRLNWIYYCGDAAGRKKDFSDSDKKFAENLNVVFKYPEEVFQGC